A region from the Sphingomonas brevis genome encodes:
- a CDS encoding gamma-glutamylcyclotransferase family protein, giving the protein MTRPADVALFSYGTLQLREVQLANYGRELDGSPDALLGHRLIRLADRDPNAVRISGAKTHMVVRHTGDPADRVPGVVYLLTAEELAETDRYEGSDYGRAELPLESGRRALVYVEPEADG; this is encoded by the coding sequence ATGACCCGGCCGGCTGATGTCGCCCTCTTCTCCTACGGAACGCTGCAGCTGCGCGAAGTCCAGCTGGCCAATTATGGGCGCGAGCTCGACGGATCGCCTGACGCCTTGCTGGGCCATCGGCTGATCCGCCTGGCCGATCGCGATCCAAACGCCGTGCGGATCAGCGGCGCCAAGACCCACATGGTCGTCCGTCATACCGGCGATCCGGCCGATCGGGTGCCGGGTGTCGTCTATCTGCTGACCGCCGAGGAACTGGCCGAAACCGACCGCTATGAAGGCAGCGACTATGGCCGGGCCGAGTTGCCGCTGGAATCCGGCCGACGGGCGCTGGTTTATGTCGAGCCGGAGGCGGACGGCTGA
- a CDS encoding DUF1810 domain-containing protein, whose product MTDDPFNLDRFVAAQAGGVYEQALSELRDGRKRSHWMWFIFPQHRDLGRSETAKYYGLSGVEEAHAYAAHPILGIRIRECAAAILSQLATVGADAILGPVDALKLKSSMQIFAEAVPGEAVFGQVLQAASTA is encoded by the coding sequence GTGACTGACGATCCCTTCAATCTCGATCGCTTCGTCGCGGCGCAGGCCGGCGGCGTTTACGAGCAGGCGCTCAGCGAGCTGCGCGATGGACGCAAGCGCAGCCACTGGATGTGGTTCATCTTTCCCCAGCACCGCGACCTCGGGCGCAGCGAGACCGCGAAATATTATGGGCTCAGCGGGGTCGAGGAGGCGCATGCCTATGCCGCCCACCCGATCCTCGGCATCCGGATACGCGAATGCGCGGCGGCCATATTGAGCCAGCTGGCGACAGTCGGCGCGGACGCGATCCTCGGCCCGGTCGACGCGCTAAAACTGAAATCCTCGATGCAGATCTTCGCCGAGGCGGTCCCCGGCGAAGCAGTTTTCGGGCAGGTGCTTCAAGCAGCTAGTACCGCTTGA
- a CDS encoding transglutaminase-like cysteine peptidase, translating into MIRAIGVAVAGACMAAAAPAMAMSAEAAATPSKSEFYRPLILDRSAASTNQSNQALILARPASPNAFGTVALNAGVTFYDARFRRVAAADAKDPMVLRLAAGAANLDPIGKLRMVQQEISEAVHWQHDLDNMGVADFWANAGETLRRGTGDAEDIAIAKMQVLKAAGFDPKDLYISIGRHSTRGAHILLLARTANGFFSLDDREGLQPAAQNSRFTPMMTIGQGMSWIHGRRVGGNPRLASASSAKANAK; encoded by the coding sequence ATGATCAGAGCGATTGGAGTTGCCGTCGCCGGCGCCTGTATGGCGGCCGCGGCGCCCGCCATGGCGATGAGCGCCGAAGCCGCCGCCACCCCATCCAAGTCCGAATTTTACCGTCCGCTGATCCTTGATCGGTCGGCCGCATCGACCAACCAGTCCAACCAGGCCCTGATCCTGGCCAGGCCGGCCAGCCCCAATGCGTTCGGCACCGTCGCGCTCAACGCCGGCGTGACTTTCTACGACGCTCGATTCCGTCGGGTGGCTGCGGCCGATGCGAAGGACCCGATGGTGCTACGGCTGGCGGCGGGGGCCGCCAACCTTGATCCGATTGGCAAGCTTCGCATGGTTCAGCAGGAAATCAGCGAGGCTGTCCACTGGCAGCATGATCTCGACAATATGGGCGTGGCCGACTTCTGGGCGAATGCCGGCGAAACGCTTCGCCGCGGCACCGGCGATGCCGAGGATATCGCCATCGCCAAGATGCAGGTGCTGAAGGCCGCGGGATTTGATCCAAAGGATCTCTATATCAGCATCGGACGTCACTCGACCCGCGGCGCCCATATCCTGCTCCTCGCGCGCACCGCCAACGGCTTCTTCTCACTCGACGATCGCGAAGGTTTACAGCCGGCCGCGCAGAACAGCCGCTTCACGCCGATGATGACGATCGGCCAGGGGATGAGCTGGATCCACGGCCGCCGGGTAGGCGGCAACCCGCGCCTGGCCAGCGCCAGCAGCGCGAAAGCCAACGCCAAATAG
- a CDS encoding DMT family transporter produces the protein MAWFWLILGGLFEVGFTTSLRFVEGFRNVPWTMAFLVSVAISMGLLELASRNIPMGTAYAVWGGIGAVGTVIVGMAFFDEPATTLRLLLILGIVGCIAALKLTA, from the coding sequence ATGGCGTGGTTCTGGCTTATCCTGGGTGGCCTGTTCGAGGTCGGCTTCACCACCTCGCTGCGGTTCGTGGAAGGATTCCGGAACGTCCCCTGGACGATGGCCTTCCTGGTTTCCGTCGCGATCAGCATGGGCCTGCTGGAACTGGCATCGCGCAACATTCCAATGGGCACGGCCTATGCGGTGTGGGGCGGCATCGGCGCGGTCGGCACGGTGATCGTCGGCATGGCCTTCTTCGACGAGCCGGCGACCACGCTCAGGCTGCTTCTGATCCTCGGCATCGTCGGCTGCATCGCCGCTCTGAAACTCACCGCATAA
- a CDS encoding DUF1345 domain-containing protein: protein MAREMNIGNRIGPPRFLLFLAILAAGYAASMTMLTRPQAMMVSFDFAALLFLLGCLPLFRRHAQDMRKAALENDANRVILLIVTVVLSMVILVTVAGELIGPHHPAPIEKLMIILTLILAWLFANTVYALHYAHLFYSRDDGGKDLAGLIFPGERAEPDYSDFVYFSFTLGIALQTSDVAITSPGIRRIVIGQCIAAFVYNIVVLALAVSVLASR from the coding sequence ATGGCGCGCGAAATGAACATCGGCAACCGGATTGGCCCGCCCCGCTTCCTGCTGTTCCTTGCGATACTGGCGGCCGGCTATGCGGCGTCGATGACGATGCTCACTCGGCCGCAAGCGATGATGGTCTCGTTTGATTTCGCGGCCTTGCTGTTTCTTCTCGGCTGCTTGCCCCTGTTCCGCCGCCATGCCCAGGACATGCGCAAGGCAGCGCTGGAGAACGACGCCAATCGCGTGATCCTGCTGATCGTGACGGTCGTCCTGTCGATGGTCATCCTGGTGACCGTCGCGGGGGAGCTGATCGGACCGCATCATCCGGCTCCGATCGAAAAGCTGATGATCATCCTTACGCTGATCCTGGCCTGGCTGTTCGCCAACACGGTCTATGCGCTGCACTATGCACATCTGTTCTACAGCCGCGATGACGGCGGAAAGGATTTGGCCGGACTGATTTTTCCGGGTGAAAGGGCCGAGCCCGACTACAGCGACTTCGTCTATTTCAGCTTCACGCTGGGCATCGCGCTGCAGACGTCCGACGTCGCCATCACTTCGCCGGGCATTCGCCGAATCGTGATCGGGCAATGCATCGCGGCGTTCGTCTACAATATCGTCGTCCTGGCACTGGCGGTCAGCGTGCTCGCGTCGCGCTAG
- a CDS encoding DMT family transporter, which translates to MSAPQSHLPAYAAAVLGIALFSIMDMVMKGLALAIGTFPTLLWRSLIGIAMASIPFLIARNPWPRGVALRLHLLRGTMMVPMAILFFWGLARVPMAQAVALTFIAPLIALVLAAAILKEPIGKRTVGGSLAAFAGVVVIFAGQAQADLGPPALLGSFAILASAVIYAFNIIVMRRQAQHAGPVEIAFFQNLVIGGTLLLWAAVSEWPPLPSGHWGELVLAASLAIGSLMLLGWGYARAGAAYLSTTEYTSFLWAMLLGWLRFGESVSLFTMAGASLIVAGCLMAARTRKVEHPALEATA; encoded by the coding sequence ATGAGCGCACCGCAAAGCCACCTCCCTGCCTATGCCGCCGCGGTCCTCGGAATCGCGCTTTTCTCGATCATGGACATGGTGATGAAGGGGCTCGCGCTGGCGATCGGCACATTCCCGACCCTGCTGTGGCGCTCGCTGATCGGCATCGCGATGGCCTCCATTCCGTTCCTGATTGCCCGCAATCCCTGGCCGCGCGGGGTCGCCCTGCGCCTCCACCTGCTGCGCGGCACGATGATGGTGCCGATGGCGATCCTGTTCTTCTGGGGGCTGGCGCGGGTGCCGATGGCCCAGGCGGTGGCGCTGACGTTTATCGCCCCGCTGATCGCGCTGGTGCTGGCGGCGGCGATCCTCAAGGAACCGATCGGCAAGCGAACCGTCGGCGGTTCGCTCGCGGCCTTCGCCGGCGTCGTCGTGATCTTCGCTGGACAGGCCCAGGCCGACCTCGGCCCACCGGCGCTACTCGGCAGCTTCGCAATCCTGGCTTCGGCCGTCATCTACGCTTTCAACATCATCGTCATGCGCCGCCAGGCACAGCATGCCGGCCCGGTCGAAATCGCATTCTTCCAGAACCTCGTGATCGGCGGGACATTGCTGCTGTGGGCGGCGGTCAGCGAATGGCCTCCGCTTCCGAGCGGTCACTGGGGCGAACTGGTTCTGGCGGCCAGCCTCGCGATCGGCTCTTTGATGCTGCTTGGCTGGGGCTATGCGCGAGCCGGCGCCGCCTATCTGTCCACCACCGAATATACGTCGTTCCTGTGGGCGATGCTGCTCGGCTGGCTGCGCTTCGGCGAAAGCGTCTCGCTATTCACGATGGCGGGTGCCTCGCTGATCGTCGCCGGCTGCCTCATGGCTGCACGCACCCGCAAGGTTGAGCATCCGGCGCTTGAGGCCACGGCCTAG